Proteins from a genomic interval of Panthera tigris isolate Pti1 chromosome A2, P.tigris_Pti1_mat1.1, whole genome shotgun sequence:
- the ARMC6 gene encoding armadillo repeat-containing protein 6 isoform X1 has protein sequence MHRSGLLKMASKRITQETFDAAVRENIEEFDMGPEEAVKEAVEQFESQGVDLSNIVKLAPKVSADGPQEPTHDILQALDDLQESVAHSRPQEVSAHLARFFEQCKQHKPCRFLAAQKGAYPILLAAWKLAVVSDQGLLLQALNAVSALTEGQPDLLDTQGLQLLVTTLAQNADAADLTCSGIRCVCHACLKHEQNRQSLVKAGVLPLLTGAITRHGHCADVVKEACWALRVMTFDDDIRVPFGRAHDHAKMIVQENGGLKVLIEAAKAFSDNPSVLSELCSTLSRLAVRNEFCQEVVDLGGLGVLVALLANCSDHQDLVKQVLSALRAIAGNDDVKDAIVRAGGTESIVAAMTQHLASPQVCEQSCAALCVLALRKPENSRVIMEGGGALAALQAMKAHPQEAGVQKQACMLIRNLVARSQAFSQPILDLGAEALILQARAAHRDCEDVAKAALRDLGCRVELRELWTGQKGNLAP, from the exons ATGCACAGGAGTGGCCTCCTGAAGATGGCCTCCAAGCGCATCACCCAGGAGACCTTCGATGCAGCCGTTCGTGAAAACATTGAAGAGTTCGACATGGGACCAGAGGAGGCGGTAAAAGAAGCTGTGGAACAATTTGAATCGCAAG gggTGGATCTGAGCAACATTGTAAAGCTGGCACCCAAAGTCTCTGCAGATGGACCCCAGGAGCCTACACATGACATCCTCCAG GCCCTGGATGACCTGCAGGAGTCCGTGGCCCACTCTCGCCCCCAGGAAGTGTCAGCGCATCTTGCCCGCTTTTTTGAGCAGTGCAAGCAGCACAAACCTTGCCGCTTCCTGGCAGCCCAGAAAGGGGCCTACCCCATCCTTCTTGCTGCCTGGAAGCTTGCTGTAGTGAGTGACCAGGGCCTCCTGCTCCAGGCCCTCAATGCCGTATCAGCCCTGACCGAAGGCCAGCCCGATCTCCTAGACACCCAGGGCTTGCAGTTGCTGGTGACCACACTGGCCCAGAATGCCGATGCAGCCGATCTGACCTGTTCTGGGATCCGCTGTGTGTGCCATGCCTGCCTGAAGCACGAGCAGAATCGGCAGAGCCTGGTGAAGGCCGGTGTGCTGCCCCTGCTGACCGGTGCCATCACCCGGCATGGTCACTGCGCCGATGTGGTCAAGGAGGCCTGCTGGGCCCTCCGGGTCATGACCTTCGATGATGACATCCGTGTGCCCTTTGGCCGTGCCCACGACCATGCCAAGATGATTGTGCAGGAGAATGGAGGCTTGAAGGTGCTCATTGAGGCCGCCAAAG CATTCTCTGACAACCCCAGTGTCCTGAGTGAGCTCTGCAGCACCCTATCCCGCCTGGCTGTCCGCAACGAATTCTGCCAGGAGGTCGTCGACCTTGGGGGCCTCGGTGTCCTGGTGGCCCTACTGGCCAACTGCAGCGACCACCAG GACCTTGTGAAGCAAGTGTTGAGTGCCCTGAGGGCCATCGCAGGCAATGATGATGTGAAGGATGCCATTGTTCGAGCTGGTGGGACAGAGTCCATCGTGGCTGCCATGACCCAGCACCTGGCCAGCCCCCAG GTGTGCGAGCAGAGCTGTGCAGCCCTGTGCGTCCTGGCCCTGCGAAAGCCAGAGAACAGCCGGGTCATCATGGAGGGTGGCGGGGCCCTGGCTGCATTGCAGGCCATGAAGGCACACCCGCAAGAGGCCGGAGTGCAG AAACAGGCCTGCATGCTGATCCGTAACCTGGTGGCTCGAAGCCAGGCCTTTTCACAGCCCATCCTGGACCTGGGGGCTGAAGCACTCATCTTGCAGGCCCGTGCTGCCCACCGTGACTGTGAGGACGTGGCCAAAGCTGCCTTGCGGGACCTTGGTTGCCGCGTTGAGCTCCGGGAGCTGTGGACTGGCCAAAAGGGCAACCTGGCGCCATGA
- the ARMC6 gene encoding armadillo repeat-containing protein 6 isoform X2 yields the protein MMAVTCFLIPPPPTGVDLSNIVKLAPKVSADGPQEPTHDILQALDDLQESVAHSRPQEVSAHLARFFEQCKQHKPCRFLAAQKGAYPILLAAWKLAVVSDQGLLLQALNAVSALTEGQPDLLDTQGLQLLVTTLAQNADAADLTCSGIRCVCHACLKHEQNRQSLVKAGVLPLLTGAITRHGHCADVVKEACWALRVMTFDDDIRVPFGRAHDHAKMIVQENGGLKVLIEAAKAFSDNPSVLSELCSTLSRLAVRNEFCQEVVDLGGLGVLVALLANCSDHQDLVKQVLSALRAIAGNDDVKDAIVRAGGTESIVAAMTQHLASPQVCEQSCAALCVLALRKPENSRVIMEGGGALAALQAMKAHPQEAGVQKQACMLIRNLVARSQAFSQPILDLGAEALILQARAAHRDCEDVAKAALRDLGCRVELRELWTGQKGNLAP from the exons ATGATGGCTGTCACTTGTTTCctgattcccccaccccccacaggggTGGATCTGAGCAACATTGTAAAGCTGGCACCCAAAGTCTCTGCAGATGGACCCCAGGAGCCTACACATGACATCCTCCAG GCCCTGGATGACCTGCAGGAGTCCGTGGCCCACTCTCGCCCCCAGGAAGTGTCAGCGCATCTTGCCCGCTTTTTTGAGCAGTGCAAGCAGCACAAACCTTGCCGCTTCCTGGCAGCCCAGAAAGGGGCCTACCCCATCCTTCTTGCTGCCTGGAAGCTTGCTGTAGTGAGTGACCAGGGCCTCCTGCTCCAGGCCCTCAATGCCGTATCAGCCCTGACCGAAGGCCAGCCCGATCTCCTAGACACCCAGGGCTTGCAGTTGCTGGTGACCACACTGGCCCAGAATGCCGATGCAGCCGATCTGACCTGTTCTGGGATCCGCTGTGTGTGCCATGCCTGCCTGAAGCACGAGCAGAATCGGCAGAGCCTGGTGAAGGCCGGTGTGCTGCCCCTGCTGACCGGTGCCATCACCCGGCATGGTCACTGCGCCGATGTGGTCAAGGAGGCCTGCTGGGCCCTCCGGGTCATGACCTTCGATGATGACATCCGTGTGCCCTTTGGCCGTGCCCACGACCATGCCAAGATGATTGTGCAGGAGAATGGAGGCTTGAAGGTGCTCATTGAGGCCGCCAAAG CATTCTCTGACAACCCCAGTGTCCTGAGTGAGCTCTGCAGCACCCTATCCCGCCTGGCTGTCCGCAACGAATTCTGCCAGGAGGTCGTCGACCTTGGGGGCCTCGGTGTCCTGGTGGCCCTACTGGCCAACTGCAGCGACCACCAG GACCTTGTGAAGCAAGTGTTGAGTGCCCTGAGGGCCATCGCAGGCAATGATGATGTGAAGGATGCCATTGTTCGAGCTGGTGGGACAGAGTCCATCGTGGCTGCCATGACCCAGCACCTGGCCAGCCCCCAG GTGTGCGAGCAGAGCTGTGCAGCCCTGTGCGTCCTGGCCCTGCGAAAGCCAGAGAACAGCCGGGTCATCATGGAGGGTGGCGGGGCCCTGGCTGCATTGCAGGCCATGAAGGCACACCCGCAAGAGGCCGGAGTGCAG AAACAGGCCTGCATGCTGATCCGTAACCTGGTGGCTCGAAGCCAGGCCTTTTCACAGCCCATCCTGGACCTGGGGGCTGAAGCACTCATCTTGCAGGCCCGTGCTGCCCACCGTGACTGTGAGGACGTGGCCAAAGCTGCCTTGCGGGACCTTGGTTGCCGCGTTGAGCTCCGGGAGCTGTGGACTGGCCAAAAGGGCAACCTGGCGCCATGA